The genomic interval GCTTTGAGACAACTTCAGAATGATTGTTAAGCCTTTGGTTAAAGCGATCCAGCGTGGCATCATCACTAGCAACACGATGCACGCAAGACTactaacacaacacaacgcatcTCACATGTACACAGTCCAAAACTCTCGTTGCGACGTAAGGTCTCTCAGCTGGGCTCGGACAAAAGTAAACAGTGCGCTATGACGCCAGCCACAACCACTTTCACAATGACGGCCACCACACTCGTTCTCAAACGCCACGGCCATGACGTCACAGCTGACGTCACCAACAGTAACGCCAAGATGACGCCATGGTTTGTTTCTGCCGCACAGTTCACCCCCGACCTCCCGGTTCTCAAGGACGGTCGGTCGATGGACGGATCCGATCCTCTGACGGGCGCTGACGTCACCACAGAGATGGGTGACGTAGTACGCAGGATGTCCAGCGGGTGTCCAAACGTACATCCGTAGCCCCGAATGGCTAGGACGACTGGGGCCGACATGTTGACCGTGTGCATGTAGTGGTTGGCCACGTCCAGCGCACAGCCTAGAGCCATCACGCTGTACACACACGTGATGTACTCCTGGGtcaggctgaaacacacacagtcatgacgttatgtcaggctgaaacacacacagtcatgacGTTATGCcaggctgaaacacacacacagtcatgacGTTATGCcaggctgaaacacacacacaaactgatgacgttaTGTCAGGATCAAACACAAACAACGACGACGTTATGCCAGGCTGAAACACACAGTCATGACGTTATGTCAGGCTGAAACACACAGTCATGTCGTTATGtcaggctgaaacacacacagtcatgtcgTTATGCCAGGCTGAAACACACAGTCATGACGTTATGtcaggctgaaacacacacagtcatgtcgttatgtcaggctgaaacacacacacaatcatgacgttatgtcaggctgaaacacacacacaatcatgacgttatgtcaggctgaaacacacacagtcatgtcgttatgtcaggctgaaacacacacagtcatgacGTTATGTCAggctaaaacacacacagtcatgtcgttatgtcaggctgaaacacacacagtcatgacGTTATGTCAggctaaaacacacacagtcatgacGTTATGTCAggctaaaacacacacagtcatgtcgTTATGTCAGGCTGAAACACACAATCATGTCGTTATGTCAGGCTGAAACACACAGTCATGTCGTTATGtcaggctgaaacacacacagtcatgacGTTATGTCAggctaaaacacacacagtcatgtcgttatgtcaggctgaaacacacacagtcatgacgttatgtcaggctgaaacacacacacaatcatgacgttatgtcaggctgaaacacacacacagtcatgtcgttatgtcaggctgaaacacacagtcatgtcgttatgtcaggctgaaacacacacacagtcatgtcgttatgtcaggctgaaacacacacacagtcaagtcgttatgtcaggctgaaacacacagtcatgtcgttatgtcaggctgaaacacacagtcatgtcgttatgtcaggctgaaacacacagtcatgtcgttatgtcaggctgaaacacacacagtcatgtcgTTATGCcaggctgaaacacacacagtcaagtCGTTATGTCAGGCTGAAACACACAGTCATGTCGTTATGTCAGGCTGAAACACACAGTCATGTCGTTATGTCAGGCTGAAACACACAGTCATGTCGTTATGTCAGGCTGAAACACACAGTCATGTCGTTATGTCAGGCTGAAACACACAGTCAAGTCGTTATGtcaggctgaaacacacacagtcatgtcgttatgtcaggctgaaacacacagtcatgtcgttatgtcaggctgaaacacacacacagtcatgacGTTATGTCAGGCTGAAACACACAGTCATGTCGTTATGTCAggctaaaacacacacagtcatgtcgTTATGTCAGGCTGAAACACACAGTCATGACGTTATGTCAggctaaaacacacacagtcatgtcgttatgtcaggctgaaacacacacagtcatgtcgttatgtcaggctgaaacacacacagtcatgacgttatgtcaggctgaaacacacacagtcatgtcgttatgtcaggctgaaacacacacacaatcatgacgttatgtcaggctgaaacacacacagtcatgtcgttatgtcaggctgaaacacacacacaatcatgacgttatgtcaggctgaaacacacacacaatcatgacgttatgtcaggctgaaacacacacagtcatgtcgttatgtcaggctgaaacacacacagtcatgtcaggctgaaacacacacagtcatgacgttatgtcaggctgaaacacacacagtcatgacgttatgtcaggctgaaacacacacagtcatgacGTTATGCcaagctgaaacacacacacaatcatgtcgttatgtcaggctgaaacacacacacaatcatgtcGTTATGTCaggctaaaacacacacaatcatgtcgttatgtcaggctgaaacacacacacaatcatgacgTTATGTccggctgaaacacacacagtcatgtcgttatgtcaggctgaaacacacacacaatcatgacgttatgtcaggctgaaacacacacacaatcatgacgTTATGCcaggctgaaacacacacacagtcatgtcgttatgtcaggctgaaacacacacagtcatgacGTTATGCcaggctgaaacacacacacaatcatgacgttatgtcaggctgaaacacacacagtcatgtcgttatgtcaggctgaaacacacacacagtcatgtcgttatgtcaggctgaaacacacacagtcatgacGTTATGCcaagctgaaacacacacacaatcatgtcgttatgtcaggctgaaacacacacagtcatgacgttatgtcaggctgaaacacacacacaatcatgtcGTTATGTCaggctaaaacacacacaatcatgtcgttatgtcaggctgaaacacacacacaatcatgacgttatgtcaggctgaaacacacacacaatcatgtcgttatgtcaggctgaaacacacacacaatcatgacgTTATGTccggctgaaacacacacacaatcatgtcGTTATGCCAAgctgaaagacacacacaatcatgtcGTTATGCcaggctgaaacacacacagtcatgtcgTTATGCcaggctgaaacacacacacaatcatgtcgttatgtcaggctgaaacacacacacaatcatgacgT from Littorina saxatilis isolate snail1 linkage group LG7, US_GU_Lsax_2.0, whole genome shotgun sequence carries:
- the LOC138970499 gene encoding uncharacterized protein, with product MQQCPQSLYDCSTLERSLTSVADVILMPDFVSSVHNDHTHVNEICRFLKTPSCSDSVLSECKGEVVYASGAVKARIQYVCGNRKTRKDMQELKGCYHKFRRHFNHCAKKHQKHREQLEWSPPPGVLPGAWCNLTQEYITCVYSVMALGCALDVANHYMHTVNMSAPVVLAIRGYGCTFGHPLDILRTTSPISVVTSAPVRGSDPSIDRPSLRTGRSGVNCAAETNHGVILALLLVTSAVTSWPWRLRTSVVAVIVKVVVAGVIAHCLLLSEPS